The DNA sequence TAAGGAACTGTAGCAGCGCCTGCTGTGCCTGGAAGTTCAGGATTGTAAAGAAGATCTCTGATCTCTTTTCTGTACCAGTCTACTGTAACATCCAAAGCGCCACTAAATAATGTCGCATCTAAACCAATATTACCATTGATTACACTTTCCCACTTAGCACCTGGATTACCTATCTGAGTACGGTTTATACCAAACACAGTTGTATTGTTTGTACCGCCAAAGTCATAATAAGTACCAGAACGGTTAGAACCATAGGTTGTAAAGGCATTGCTTGGCGTTACATTCAACTGATTACCCATTGCACCATATCCACCACGGATTTTCAGATCTGTTAACCAGCCAATATTCTTCATAAAGTTTTCCTGCGATATTCTCCAGCCTGCACTTACAGCAGGGAACCAACCATACCGGTTATCCACAAATTTGGATGATCCATCTCGACGAATAACAAAGCCCAAAAGGTATTTGTCCTTTAAATTGTAGTCAACACGTCCAATCAATGAGAATAAAGAGTTAGATACATTTGAGCTATAATTAGTAGGAGATGCAGACCCAGTAGTAAGATTGGTATAGTTAGGATCAAATGAGAAATACCCTTGTGTAGTTCCACCTAGAGTTTTGTCTACGGCATTATATGCCTCTGTACCTACTAATACTTTAATATCATGTATTTCATTGAAGTTATGGTGATAATTTAACGTGTTAGTCCACGTCCAGTTAAACCCACTTCCATTTTGCTCTGTATAAGAGTTGGCAGTATTGTTCTCAGCATTTTCGTATTCTGGATAAGCAAAAGAACGACTATTCCAGTTATATAACTCACCTCCAAAACTAGTACGTGCAGTAAAGTCGTTGAAAAGATCAACTTCTCCGAATACGTTTCCAAATAATCTATTTGATAGACCTTTATTATTCGCAGTACGCTTCTGAATAGCTACCGGATTACGTGCATTCCCCATATCTTTTGCAAAAGATCCAGCAAAATTTCCAGCAATATCATATACAGGGATTATAGGTTGTTCTCTGAATGCGTGACCTACAGCACTACCTTCGTCCAATGTAGCTACTCTTGGATTATCCGTCGCTGAAAATCCAAGATTTTCTCCAATTCTAATCTTCTTGGAAACATTGTACTGACTATTAGAACGAATTGTATATCGTTTATTATAGGTATTGATTAATGTTCCCTGTTGGTTAAAATAGTTTACAGAGAAGAAATAACTTCCCTGGTCACCACCTCCACTTAGAGAAAGATTATGGCTGGTAATAGGTGCATTTTTGAAAATCTGATGGAACCAGTCAGTTCCTGCTTTATTTGCTTTTACAATCCGGTAAAAGCCATTATACTCACCAGAACTGGTATAATTAGGATTCACTCTATATAAACTAGGGTCTACTGCAGGATCACCTTCTTGTAAACCAAATTGATTTCCTCCAACAAGGTAATCTGGCAAAACATATGAATTACCATTCTCACGATATTGAGGATCATCATTTGTAGCAACTCCTGAGTTTACTTTTGCCAAGCGCTTTAAATCAGCCATTCCCTGAGGAGATAAGATATCCCATACATTGCCTCCTTTAGGTGTCTGTACCCCATAATAAGCATCATAGCTTACTTTAATCTTGCTTGAACCTTTTCTTGTAGTGATAATAACCACACCATTGGCAGCACGAGATCCATAAATAGACGCAGAACCAGCATCTTTCAATACCTGCATGGTAGCAATGTCATTTGGGTTAATGTCATTGATATTTTGGGTGGGTACACCATCTACTACATACAAAGGCTGGTTATTCCCAAAAGTGTTAAAACCCCGAATTTGAACTCTGGGAGATTGACCTGGTTGACCAGATCCTAATACAGTTACCCCTGCTGCCTGCCCTTGTAGCATATTTTCTACCTGTGCAGTAGGTTGCTTAGTAACCTGCTCAATATTTACAACTGCTACCGAACCTGTCAGATCTTTTTTCTGCTGAGTTCCATAACCTACTACTACCACTTCACTTAAGGCGGTAACGTCAGCACCTAATGTGATGTCAACTGTCGTGCGATTACCAATAGCAACTTCCTGAGTGGTGTAGCCAATAAAAGAAAACACCAGAGTTCCACTTCCATCAGGTACTGTAATACTATATTGTCCCTCTGTATTAGTCACTGTGCCAGTAGTGGTGCCTTTTAATGCTACACTTACACCTGGTAAAGCTTCTCCTTTGTCGTCTGTAACTTTACCTGTTACGGTAAGAGCCGGAGCAACATTGGCGCTTGCTTCAAAAATACCACCATCAATAGCAGTGATTTGATCAGCAGTCAATAATATGCGTCCTGATACAACCTGATATGAGATATCCAGAGGAGATAAAATAGTTGTTAATACAGTAGAAAGCTTTTGGTCCACTGTGTGAATAGACACTGACCGATCTGCTTTAATAGTTTTTCGGCTGTATACAAACTTTACTCCTGTCTGATCCTCAATTGAACTTAATACCTTTCTTAAATTGGTATTCTCCATTTTCAATGATATACTTCGTTCCAGTACATCCTGAGCCTTTATCTCATGCGCATATGAGAACGATGCAAAAACAAAGGCTATACATAATTGCGTTAAAGAGATCTTCATAAGCATGCAGAATAATGCATACGGTTGCAATTGTCGGATTCTTTTCATACTTTTAACTGTTTCTGTTTTGTGGAAAAAATAGGACAAAGGGGAGCCGTTCATTTATCTTAGCAGGATAAATGTGTCTTTTTGAGACAAGGCTCATAAAAGCCAATGGTGGTAGCGCACTATTGGCTTTTTTAGCTTATCATTACTAGTAAGTTGAAGGTTATTTTATCATTTGGAATGAGGTGATGGATTAATAAACGTTGATTGAACAGATACGAGGCAAATCGATACTTAGTCACATCCATTTCCAGAGATTAGTATACGAGTTCCCTTGATTTCATAAGTTGCCCCAATTGACTGACACAACAAATCCAGTTTTTCGTATAATGGCATCTCAGTAATGTCACCCGTAAAGGTGCAGGCGTTTAATTTTTCACTAGCCGGAACAATCTCTATCCCATAGCGTTGTTCCAGACTACCTAATATTTCCAGAATAGGTCTGTCATTATAAACTAACTTTTCTGGTAAAGGTGTATTCTTAATCTCTTTGATTTCAATAGGCTTTTCAACGAGTCCTGTTACCCAGTGGCGGCCTTTTTCAAAAAACTCAACTCTTTGATTTGGAGTGAGAATTACACCATTGTTACTAAGCTTATCTCTAGCTATGGTATTTACATCTGATGTATTGGACTTTTCATAGGCTGAATTTTCGTATACAGATACTTTACCTGTTGCAACATCTACTTCAATAGAATTTGATTGATCTTTTGTTTTAATCCAGAAACTTGTTCCTAATACTTTTGTCACAAGGCGACCTGTGTATACCAGAAATGGCTTCTCCGGATCTTTAGCAATCTCAAAAAATGCATCCCCGGTTAGTTGAATTTCCCTCTTATGGGAATTAAAAATTTTAGGATATAAAATACTACTGTTGGGAGATAAGTGTACTACACTATTATCCTGTAAGACTATTTTTTTTACTATTTGGCTTTGATTTTGCTGTGAGATCAATTCTACATTTTTTTCAAACGTACAGATCTCTTTTTCAGTAGATATCTTTTTTGTGAAAAAAAAGAAAGAAGCAATAGTTATCAAAACACAAGCTGCAGCAACTCCAGTATATATAAGAGTGCGATTCTTTCGTTTGCCAGTCTCTAGTGGGATAACGTTTTCTGAATCTTCGATTTCATTATTGATATTACTCCACAATCTATGCTCTAACTCGTTTTTTTCTTCATATGTTAAATCTAACTGTGATTGATTTTCTAAAAGAGAATACCACCGATGTATCTTCAACATTTCTTCTTTGGTACAGCTACCCTGAAGATATCGATGTAGCAATTGATGAAATTCTATTTTATTCATAAAGCTATAGATGAGCAAAGCAGATTATCCTTTCATATATAGAAGTCGTACAACTTGAATATTATCCTAAATGTTTTTATATTTTCTTGGAAAGTTTATATAATACCGGTTATAAATATGCTACTTTCTTTAAAATATATAACTTAATTGCGCTAGTTGAAAGATTAGTTATATAAACAGCTAATCTCTGGATTACAAGTAAACAATTGGGATAGTAGACGAAAGCGATGAAGCTAGGGGAAGATCTGATAAAAGTTAACCGGACTTAACGGCGTGTATATGATATATAAATAATATACCAGACTCTTACAAGACACTTTTTTGTGTAGAGAAGTGATTAATCACTAATTGATGTACCTTCTTCACATATCTGAAGAAGATAGTAGTCTTACAAGAAAGAAGAAAATAGAATAAGAAAGATAAATAGGTGATCTTTCAAGTATACCCTCATAGATTTCAGTGATTTGGTCAGGTGATATTCAACTGCTTTTTCAGAGAGGTCCAGATGTTCAGCAATTTGTGCAACAGGCCAATGTTCTAGTCTATTTAGCCTAAAAACTTCTCTTGATTTTTCAGGAAGTATGTCCAAACCATTGGTTATAGTAGAAATCAATTCATTAAAAGCTATGGTATTTTCTGTATTTGAGTCTTCTAACGATAAAAATGTTTTGTAATATTCTTCATATTCTCCCTGAACTATCTCAGAACGTATGTGATCTATAACAGAATATCTAACAGCAGTAAATAGATAATAGTCCAGCCTTGTAATATGTACGGTTGCTCTATTCTTCCATAACTTCACAAATATATCCTGTATAATCTCTTCTGCAGCTTGTTTGTCTTTCAGCTTTCTATAGGCAACAATGTACATTTTGTGCCAGTATAGTTGATAGATAGTTGTAAAGGCGGTTCTATCCCCATTCAAGAATGCTTCCAATAATTCCTGTTCAGATAATTCTGTATTCTTGCTATTCATCGCTAATGAAAGTATACTGAATTTGTAATATTAGTAGAGCCAAAGATGAAAATTAAGAAGTTAATTCCATACATTTAGAATTCTTAATTTCATCTATTTTTGAACACATTAAGTACAAAAATAATTGATCCATTACACAAAACCTTTTTTTGACATAAATTATATTTAATATTTATTTAATACAAATATTTTTCAGCATTTCTACTCATTATTGAATAATAGTAATATATATATTAACTAAAATGTGAAAGAGACACTTAAAAAAGTACAGATAAAGTAGCAGGATGGTTAGATAATTTCTATTGGTAAAACCAGAATGTGTAGTTGCCTAAACCATTATATATAGTTTAGGAGTTTATTTTAGGTACCCGACTACGACCAGCATCTATCTCTGCTATGTATATTTATTGTTTCTATTTAGCAGATCAATGTACTGCTGCTTTGACAGGACTCTTCCGAAAATAGACATTCGGGTCTGTTCCTTTGGAATATTCTTTTCCCAAAGCAGGTAACCTTTTAAATAATGTAGGAACTATATTGTGTTTATCTACAATAACTTCTGGAGGATCCTGAAGAAAGTTATTATACACATCTATTATAGTAGTATAACTATCCAGATTTTCAAAATGTCTTCGAGCCAGACGCCAGGTAAGATAGGGAGTAGCAGGAATATTATCTTTATACTCATCTAAACCTTGTCCGATTACCAATAAGCGCTTCTGACGAAAATTATAATGTTCCGGATTTTTTTTGACGATAAGAGCAGTGTCATTCCAAAGTGTAGCAGATAAGGGAAAATAAAATTTGCCTACATTATTAAATCCTATGTATAGAAGCATTAACCAAAATACCAACTCCCCCAACCATGCCTTTCTGACCATAGAGAAATAGTAAGTCCCAAAAAAAGCAACAGGTGGTACAAAAACCAGAAAGATGTATGGCGCAAAATCATCTGCAAAGAAAAGTGACACTCCAGCCGCCAACAACCACATGAACATAGCCTGTTGACAACGAATCTGATAATTGATAAAACGTGTATTTCCTCCTATTAACTGACTAGCAGCCAACACTAATAATATGCCTAATGGTTGCAGGATAATAAGAAAAGTTTTGAAATCGGTATAAATGACACTATATCGTTGCCAAAACACTGCGATCCAGTTAAAATAAATAGCATCATATTCATTTACCAAATAAAAAGATAGTAAAAGAATAGCAATAGGTAATGTAAAACCAAATGCCAACAATAGAAATTTACGAAGTCGAACAGCAGATAACAGTAGAAGTGCAACAAAAGCAAAAATAATAAACCAACCAAAAGGTATATAGAAAAGTGTTGCCATACTCAGATAAAACCCGATACCAAACACTTCATCATCTACATCATCTCTATCAAGCTGTGTAAATAAAGCATTGAGACCGATCAGCAAAAAGGTAAGTCCTAACAAGACAGGCGACAATGTATAGAAATCGTAAAACAAAGTACCACACAGACAATACAATAGTGCAGGCAGATGGGTACGGTCATTATACAATTCATGTCGTTGTAAGAACATACTGAAATAAGCTGACTGGATCATAACCAGAAACATAGCAATAATATGATAGGCAAGCTGAG is a window from the Xanthocytophaga agilis genome containing:
- a CDS encoding TonB-dependent receptor, translated to MKRIRQLQPYALFCMLMKISLTQLCIAFVFASFSYAHEIKAQDVLERSISLKMENTNLRKVLSSIEDQTGVKFVYSRKTIKADRSVSIHTVDQKLSTVLTTILSPLDISYQVVSGRILLTADQITAIDGGIFEASANVAPALTVTGKVTDDKGEALPGVSVALKGTTTGTVTNTEGQYSITVPDGSGTLVFSFIGYTTQEVAIGNRTTVDITLGADVTALSEVVVVGYGTQQKKDLTGSVAVVNIEQVTKQPTAQVENMLQGQAAGVTVLGSGQPGQSPRVQIRGFNTFGNNQPLYVVDGVPTQNINDINPNDIATMQVLKDAGSASIYGSRAANGVVIITTRKGSSKIKVSYDAYYGVQTPKGGNVWDILSPQGMADLKRLAKVNSGVATNDDPQYRENGNSYVLPDYLVGGNQFGLQEGDPAVDPSLYRVNPNYTSSGEYNGFYRIVKANKAGTDWFHQIFKNAPITSHNLSLSGGGDQGSYFFSVNYFNQQGTLINTYNKRYTIRSNSQYNVSKKIRIGENLGFSATDNPRVATLDEGSAVGHAFREQPIIPVYDIAGNFAGSFAKDMGNARNPVAIQKRTANNKGLSNRLFGNVFGEVDLFNDFTARTSFGGELYNWNSRSFAYPEYENAENNTANSYTEQNGSGFNWTWTNTLNYHHNFNEIHDIKVLVGTEAYNAVDKTLGGTTQGYFSFDPNYTNLTTGSASPTNYSSNVSNSLFSLIGRVDYNLKDKYLLGFVIRRDGSSKFVDNRYGWFPAVSAGWRISQENFMKNIGWLTDLKIRGGYGAMGNQLNVTPSNAFTTYGSNRSGTYYDFGGTNNTTVFGINRTQIGNPGAKWESVINGNIGLDATLFSGALDVTVDWYRKEIRDLLYNPELPGTAGAATVPYVNVGQMRNQGLDAAVTGHINLTSDLKLNITGTVTTYNNKILKISNGAQYFDQEGRRFNGSFIVRNQVGSALGSFFGYKLNGFWDDQAEIDAANEQARSTTGDANAVYQADVKVGRFRYADVNGDGRITEADRTVLGNPNPKFTYGLNISLNYKNFDFFIFLYGSQGNKIWNNVKWWTDFYPNFLGAKSNTALNDSWTPENHNAKAPIQETTGSFSTTNVPNSYYVENGSYLRAKNLQLGYTLPTSLLQKVRVERLRVYVQAANLFTITKYSGVDPEVGFTNSDRTTTFSIDEGTYPNQRQFIMGLNLTF
- a CDS encoding FecR family protein, which codes for MNKIEFHQLLHRYLQGSCTKEEMLKIHRWYSLLENQSQLDLTYEEKNELEHRLWSNINNEIEDSENVIPLETGKRKNRTLIYTGVAAACVLITIASFFFFTKKISTEKEICTFEKNVELISQQNQSQIVKKIVLQDNSVVHLSPNSSILYPKIFNSHKREIQLTGDAFFEIAKDPEKPFLVYTGRLVTKVLGTSFWIKTKDQSNSIEVDVATGKVSVYENSAYEKSNTSDVNTIARDKLSNNGVILTPNQRVEFFEKGRHWVTGLVEKPIEIKEIKNTPLPEKLVYNDRPILEILGSLEQRYGIEIVPASEKLNACTFTGDITEMPLYEKLDLLCQSIGATYEIKGTRILISGNGCD
- a CDS encoding RNA polymerase sigma-70 factor, with amino-acid sequence MNSKNTELSEQELLEAFLNGDRTAFTTIYQLYWHKMYIVAYRKLKDKQAAEEIIQDIFVKLWKNRATVHITRLDYYLFTAVRYSVIDHIRSEIVQGEYEEYYKTFLSLEDSNTENTIAFNELISTITNGLDILPEKSREVFRLNRLEHWPVAQIAEHLDLSEKAVEYHLTKSLKSMRVYLKDHLFIFLILFSSFL
- a CDS encoding DUF6427 family protein is translated as MLRFLLTGGFSSVFVAWFFLVVIRLPLLIHGLPMIQPELNWLLIGERLHRGFMIYTETWDSLSPLSAGVYALIDILFGRSQLAYHIIAMFLVMIQSAYFSMFLQRHELYNDRTHLPALLYCLCGTLFYDFYTLSPVLLGLTFLLIGLNALFTQLDRDDVDDEVFGIGFYLSMATLFYIPFGWFIIFAFVALLLLSAVRLRKFLLLAFGFTLPIAILLLSFYLVNEYDAIYFNWIAVFWQRYSVIYTDFKTFLIILQPLGILLVLAASQLIGGNTRFINYQIRCQQAMFMWLLAAGVSLFFADDFAPYIFLVFVPPVAFFGTYYFSMVRKAWLGELVFWLMLLYIGFNNVGKFYFPLSATLWNDTALIVKKNPEHYNFRQKRLLVIGQGLDEYKDNIPATPYLTWRLARRHFENLDSYTTIIDVYNNFLQDPPEVIVDKHNIVPTLFKRLPALGKEYSKGTDPNVYFRKSPVKAAVH